One Streptomyces sp. RPA4-2 genomic window carries:
- a CDS encoding prepilin peptidase — translation MDPVLWLTAVAAAWGAAVGVLVPRAAHRFSVEPDEAWRDRCPGGHALTGVAGGWLGPARCAECAGRTVPAASGAAGRPARLAAAASYGPRTPLVSLTTALVCAGLALATGIRPELGAWLLLAPLGVLLAVVDFGVQRLPDVLTLPLAGLALALLGAAAVLPEHAGNWPTALFGALALGCAYFLLFLVNPNGMGFGDVKLALGLGAVLGWYGWGTVVLGTFAGFLFGGLYGLGLVLARRAGRRTSIPFGPFLIAGAYLGLLMGAYAA, via the coding sequence GTGGACCCCGTTCTCTGGCTGACCGCCGTCGCCGCCGCCTGGGGCGCGGCGGTGGGTGTGCTCGTCCCACGGGCCGCCCACCGCTTCTCCGTCGAGCCGGACGAGGCGTGGCGGGACCGCTGTCCCGGCGGCCACGCCCTCACGGGGGTCGCGGGCGGCTGGCTCGGACCCGCCCGCTGCGCCGAGTGCGCCGGCCGTACGGTGCCGGCGGCGTCCGGCGCGGCGGGGCGCCCGGCACGGCTCGCCGCCGCGGCGTCGTACGGACCGCGCACCCCCCTCGTGTCCCTCACCACCGCGCTGGTCTGCGCCGGTCTCGCCCTCGCCACCGGCATCCGCCCCGAGCTGGGCGCCTGGCTGCTGCTCGCGCCGCTCGGTGTGCTGCTCGCGGTCGTGGACTTCGGGGTGCAGCGGCTGCCGGACGTGCTCACCCTGCCGCTCGCCGGCCTCGCGCTCGCGCTGCTGGGGGCCGCCGCCGTCCTCCCCGAACACGCCGGGAACTGGCCGACCGCGCTGTTCGGGGCACTCGCGCTGGGCTGCGCCTACTTCCTCCTCTTCCTCGTCAATCCGAACGGCATGGGGTTCGGGGACGTGAAGCTCGCGCTGGGACTCGGGGCGGTGCTCGGCTGGTACGGATGGGGGACCGTCGTCCTCGGGACCTTCGCCGGGTTCCTGTTCGGGGGGCTGTACGGACTGGGCCTCGTCCTCGCGCGCCGCGCGGGGCGCAGGACGTCGATCCCGTTCGGACCGTTCCTGATCGCGGGGGCGTACCTCGGGCTCCTGATGGGGGCGTACGCGGCCTGA
- a CDS encoding NADH-quinone oxidoreductase subunit B family protein, translated as MGLEEKLPSGFLLTTVEQAAGWVRKASVFPATFGLACCAIEMMTTGAGRYDLARFGMEVFRGSPRQADLMIVAGRVSQKMAPVLRQVYDQMPNPKWVISMGVCASSGGMFNNYAIVQGVDHIVPVDIYLPGCPPRPEMLMDAILKLHQKIQSSKLGVNAEEAAREAEEAALKALPTIEMKGLLR; from the coding sequence ATGGGACTCGAAGAAAAGCTGCCGAGCGGATTCCTGCTGACCACCGTCGAGCAGGCCGCGGGCTGGGTACGCAAGGCGTCCGTCTTCCCCGCCACGTTCGGACTCGCCTGCTGCGCCATCGAGATGATGACGACCGGTGCGGGCCGCTACGACCTGGCGCGCTTCGGCATGGAGGTCTTCCGCGGGTCACCGCGCCAGGCCGACCTCATGATCGTCGCCGGGCGCGTCAGCCAGAAGATGGCGCCCGTACTGCGGCAGGTCTATGACCAGATGCCCAACCCCAAGTGGGTGATCTCCATGGGCGTCTGCGCCTCATCGGGCGGAATGTTCAACAACTACGCCATTGTGCAGGGTGTCGACCACATTGTTCCGGTCGACATCTATTTGCCCGGCTGCCCGCCGCGGCCCGAGATGCTGATGGACGCGATTCTCAAGCTCCATCAGAAGATCCAGTCCTCGAAGCTCGGCGTGAACGCCGAGGAGGCGGCCCGCGAGGCGGAGGAAGCGGCGCTCAAGGCGCTGCCCACCATCGAGATGAAGGGCCTGCTGCGGTGA
- a CDS encoding PASTA domain-containing protein, producing MRLTPETPEVRVPRLIGLMAVDARERAEARGVLLAAPDRPDFPLTVVDYVVRQYPPPGSEIPRGAVVTVWFDLGDAEGGAGVREPRLPLPPSGGLRRELDEPGDPFEALRSVRP from the coding sequence GTGCGCCTGACACCCGAGACACCCGAAGTGCGCGTACCGCGACTCATCGGTCTGATGGCTGTGGACGCGCGGGAGAGGGCCGAGGCGCGAGGCGTGCTGCTCGCCGCGCCCGACCGGCCCGACTTCCCTCTCACCGTCGTCGACTACGTCGTACGCCAGTACCCGCCGCCCGGCTCCGAGATCCCCCGCGGTGCCGTGGTCACCGTGTGGTTCGACCTCGGTGACGCCGAGGGAGGCGCCGGGGTGCGTGAACCCCGGTTGCCGCTCCCGCCGTCGGGCGGTCTGCGCCGTGAGCTCGACGAGCCGGGCGACCCGTTCGAGGCGCTGAGATCCGTCAGGCCTTGA
- a CDS encoding cold-shock protein — MATGTVKWFNAEKGFGFIAQEGGGPDVFVHYSAINASGFRSLEENQAVSFDVTQGPKGPQAENVTPL, encoded by the coding sequence ATGGCTACCGGAACCGTGAAGTGGTTCAACGCCGAAAAGGGCTTTGGTTTCATCGCCCAGGAAGGCGGCGGCCCGGACGTCTTCGTCCACTACTCCGCGATCAACGCGAGCGGATTCCGCTCTCTCGAAGAGAACCAGGCGGTTTCCTTCGACGTCACGCAGGGTCCGAAGGGCCCGCAGGCGGAGAACGTCACCCCGCTCTAA
- a CDS encoding demethylmenaquinone methyltransferase: MTRASLDKQPHEVASMFDDVAERYDLTNDLLSLGQDRVWRREVAKAVDARPAQKILDLAAGTATSSLPFARTGAYVVPCDFSLGMLRVGKKNHPWLPLTAGDATKLPFKDDTFDAVTISFGLRNVQDTDTALSELYRVTKPGGRVVICEFSHPTWAPFRTVYTEYLMRALPSVARAVSSNPDAYVYLAESIREWPDQPALAERLRKAGWSKVAWRNLTGGVVALHRGFKA; this comes from the coding sequence GTGACCCGCGCATCCCTGGACAAGCAGCCGCACGAAGTCGCCTCGATGTTCGACGACGTGGCGGAACGGTACGACCTGACGAACGACCTGCTGTCGCTCGGCCAGGACCGGGTGTGGCGCAGAGAGGTCGCGAAAGCGGTCGACGCGCGCCCCGCGCAGAAGATCCTGGACCTGGCGGCCGGCACGGCGACCTCGTCGCTCCCCTTCGCCCGCACCGGCGCGTACGTCGTGCCGTGCGACTTCTCCCTCGGCATGCTCCGGGTCGGCAAGAAGAACCACCCCTGGCTGCCGCTGACCGCCGGCGACGCGACGAAGCTGCCCTTCAAGGACGACACCTTCGACGCGGTGACGATCTCCTTCGGTCTGCGCAACGTCCAGGACACCGACACGGCGCTGAGCGAGCTGTACCGGGTGACCAAGCCGGGCGGCCGGGTCGTGATCTGCGAGTTCTCGCACCCGACCTGGGCACCCTTCCGCACGGTCTACACCGAGTACCTGATGCGGGCGCTGCCGTCGGTCGCCCGCGCGGTGTCGTCCAACCCCGACGCGTACGTCTATCTCGCCGAGTCCATCCGGGAGTGGCCCGACCAGCCCGCCCTGGCGGAGCGGCTGCGCAAGGCCGGCTGGTCGAAGGTGGCGTGGCGGAACCTGACGGGTGGCGTGGTCGCCCTGCACCGGGGCTTCAAGGCCTGA
- a CDS encoding menaquinone biosynthetic enzyme MqnA/MqnD family protein, with amino-acid sequence MDNSRTRPRVGHIQFLNCLPLYWGLARTGTLLDFELTKDTPEKLSEKLVQGDLDIGPITLVEFLKHADELVAFPDIAVGCDGPVMSCVIVSQVPLDRLDGARVALGSTSRTSVRLAQLLLAESVGVQPSYYTCPPDLSLMMQEADAAVLIGDAALRANLLDGPKFGLEVHDLGTLWKEWTGLPFVFAVWAARRDYLEREPLVTRKVHEAFLSSRDLSLDEVSKVAEQAARWEAFDERVLERYFTTLDFRFGAPQLAAVREFARRVGSTTGFPADVRVELLKP; translated from the coding sequence GTGGACAATTCTCGCACCCGGCCGCGCGTCGGCCACATCCAGTTCCTGAACTGCCTGCCCCTCTACTGGGGGCTCGCGAGAACGGGCACGCTCCTCGACTTCGAGCTCACCAAGGACACCCCGGAGAAGCTCAGCGAGAAGCTGGTGCAGGGCGATCTCGACATCGGGCCCATCACGCTCGTCGAGTTCCTCAAGCACGCCGACGAGCTGGTGGCCTTCCCCGACATCGCGGTCGGCTGCGACGGTCCGGTGATGTCCTGCGTGATCGTCTCCCAGGTCCCGCTGGACCGGCTGGACGGCGCCAGGGTCGCCCTCGGCTCGACCTCTCGTACATCAGTGCGCCTGGCACAGCTGTTGCTGGCCGAGAGCGTGGGGGTCCAGCCGTCCTACTACACGTGCCCGCCGGACCTCAGCCTGATGATGCAGGAGGCGGACGCCGCCGTACTCATCGGTGACGCGGCACTGCGGGCCAATCTGCTCGACGGGCCGAAGTTCGGTCTGGAGGTGCACGACCTCGGCACCCTGTGGAAGGAGTGGACGGGGCTGCCGTTCGTCTTCGCCGTGTGGGCCGCCCGCCGCGACTACCTGGAGCGCGAGCCGCTCGTCACCCGCAAGGTGCACGAGGCCTTCCTCTCCTCCCGGGACCTCTCCCTCGACGAGGTCTCCAAGGTCGCCGAGCAGGCCGCCCGCTGGGAGGCCTTCGACGAGCGGGTCCTGGAGCGGTACTTCACCACGCTCGACTTCCGCTTCGGCGCCCCACAGCTGGCGGCCGTGCGGGAGTTCGCCCGGCGGGTCGGCTCGACCACCGGGTTCCCCGCGGACGTACGGGTGGAGCTGCTGAAGCCCTGA
- a CDS encoding NADH-quinone oxidoreductase subunit A codes for MNAYAPILVLGALGAGFAIFSVVMATLIGPKRYNRAKLEAYECGIEPTPTPAGGGRFPIKYYLTAMLFIVFDIEIVFLYPWAVTFDALGVFGLVEMLLFVLTVFVAYAYVWRRGGLEWD; via the coding sequence GTGAACGCGTATGCGCCGATCCTCGTACTGGGAGCCCTCGGGGCAGGCTTTGCGATCTTCTCCGTGGTCATGGCCACGCTTATCGGTCCAAAGCGATACAACCGGGCCAAGCTCGAGGCTTACGAGTGCGGTATCGAGCCGACCCCCACGCCGGCCGGCGGCGGGCGCTTCCCGATCAAGTACTACCTGACGGCGATGCTCTTCATCGTCTTCGACATCGAGATCGTCTTCCTCTACCCCTGGGCCGTCACCTTCGACGCCCTGGGTGTTTTCGGGCTCGTGGAGATGCTGCTCTTCGTGCTCACCGTCTTCGTCGCGTACGCGTACGTATGGCGGCGCGGCGGCTTGGAATGGGACTGA
- a CDS encoding serine/threonine-protein kinase has translation MQPLGVDEPTVVGPYRLLGRLGSGGMGRVYLGRSAGGRTVAVKIVHPHFALDEEFRARFRREVEAARRVGGAWTAPVLDADPEAPVPWVATGYAAGPSLAAAVADTGPLPVASVRVLGAGLAEALGAVHVLGLVHRDVKPSNVLLTLDGPLLIDFGIARATDGTASLTSTGVSVGSPGYMSPEQILGKAVTGAADVFSLGAVLVYAATGESPFPGDSSAALLYKVVHEEPRLGSLEGELRDLAAACLAKNPDGRPAPAEVAARLAPGGAARSVTAGWLPGPLVEQVSRSAVQLLNLEATAAAPSGPVGFDSPSVGTDSGSGTPGAGTHATGGVFGPPPAMPPYPTHPTYVPDQREPRDAAEVRADHSAGPGHDPGRLSVSMAATSASDANGRGRRLSCTVALAVAGALAAVTVGSAFLFDLLPGGDHPSDSGGDSAASRPAASPDPSGRADTELSSVPAKYLGTWEGDAFALDGSLPAGTFRVTLHRAAVGKELGTFRSTDLIGGVCDDVLVLKKVTDQRLTATSIARKSNPGTCTTGSHEVRLTPAKGDLKYETDNPDAGDPVARMSKSPN, from the coding sequence ATGCAGCCGCTCGGAGTCGACGAACCCACGGTCGTGGGGCCCTACCGGCTGCTCGGCCGGCTCGGCTCCGGCGGCATGGGGCGCGTGTACCTGGGCCGCAGCGCGGGCGGGCGCACGGTCGCGGTCAAGATCGTGCACCCGCACTTCGCGCTGGACGAGGAGTTCCGCGCCCGGTTCCGTCGCGAGGTCGAGGCCGCGCGACGGGTCGGCGGCGCGTGGACGGCCCCGGTCCTGGACGCGGACCCGGAGGCCCCCGTGCCCTGGGTGGCGACGGGATACGCGGCCGGTCCCTCGCTCGCGGCCGCCGTCGCGGACACCGGCCCCCTGCCCGTGGCGTCCGTACGGGTGCTGGGCGCGGGCCTCGCCGAGGCGCTCGGGGCGGTTCACGTGCTCGGCCTCGTCCACCGCGACGTCAAGCCCTCCAACGTCCTGCTGACCCTCGACGGCCCCCTCCTCATCGACTTCGGCATCGCCCGCGCGACCGACGGCACGGCCTCGCTCACCTCGACGGGCGTCTCCGTCGGCTCTCCCGGCTACATGTCGCCGGAGCAGATCCTCGGCAAGGCGGTCACGGGGGCGGCCGACGTCTTCTCGCTCGGCGCGGTGCTGGTGTACGCGGCGACGGGGGAGTCCCCCTTCCCCGGTGACTCCTCGGCCGCGCTCCTCTACAAGGTGGTGCACGAGGAACCCCGGCTCGGCTCCCTGGAGGGCGAGTTGCGGGACCTGGCGGCGGCCTGTCTGGCGAAGAACCCGGACGGGCGGCCGGCCCCCGCCGAGGTGGCCGCGCGACTGGCCCCCGGCGGGGCGGCCCGTTCGGTGACGGCGGGATGGCTGCCGGGGCCGCTGGTCGAGCAGGTCAGCCGCAGTGCCGTGCAGTTGCTGAACCTGGAGGCGACGGCGGCCGCGCCGTCCGGACCGGTGGGGTTCGACAGCCCCTCGGTGGGCACGGATTCCGGCTCCGGGACGCCGGGCGCAGGGACGCATGCGACCGGCGGGGTCTTCGGGCCGCCGCCCGCGATGCCCCCGTATCCCACGCACCCCACGTACGTACCCGACCAGCGCGAGCCGCGGGACGCGGCCGAGGTCCGGGCCGACCACTCCGCCGGTCCCGGCCACGACCCCGGCAGACTCTCCGTCAGCATGGCCGCGACCTCCGCCTCCGACGCGAACGGCCGCGGGCGCAGGCTCAGTTGCACGGTTGCCCTCGCGGTCGCCGGAGCCCTCGCGGCGGTGACGGTGGGCTCGGCGTTCCTCTTCGACCTGCTGCCGGGCGGCGATCACCCCTCGGACTCCGGCGGTGACTCGGCGGCGAGCCGTCCGGCGGCGTCGCCGGACCCGTCCGGCCGGGCGGACACGGAGCTGAGTTCGGTGCCCGCGAAGTACCTCGGCACCTGGGAGGGCGACGCCTTCGCGCTGGACGGGAGCCTGCCCGCGGGCACCTTCCGCGTCACCCTGCACCGGGCCGCCGTGGGCAAGGAACTGGGCACGTTCCGGTCGACCGACCTGATCGGCGGCGTCTGCGACGACGTACTCGTCCTGAAGAAGGTCACGGACCAGCGGCTCACCGCGACGAGCATCGCCAGGAAGTCCAACCCCGGCACCTGCACGACGGGCAGCCACGAGGTCCGGCTGACACCCGCCAAGGGCGACCTCAAGTACGAGACCGACAACCCGGACGCGGGCGATCCGGTCGCGCGGATGTCGAAATCGCCCAACTGA
- a CDS encoding geranylgeranyl reductase family protein translates to MTEPQPLSENTADVIVVGAGPAGSTTAYYLAKAGLDVLLLEKTAFPREKVCGDGLTPRATKQLVSMGIDISEEAGWLRNKGLRIIGGGVRLQLDWPDLASYPDYGLVRKRDDFDEQLARQAQKAGARLFERCNVGAPIIDDRTGRITGVHAKLGDSGEKREVTFHAPLVVAADGNSTRLSLAMGLHRREDRPMGVAVRTYFTSPRHEDDYLESWLELWDRRGPEDRLLPGYGWIFGMGDGTSNVGLGVLNTSDSFKELDWREVLKAWCASMPEDWGYTPENMTGPIRGAALPMAFNRQPHYTKGLLLVGDAGGLVNPFNGEGIAYAMESGQIAADVIVQAHARSTPAGRELALERYPRVLKDTYGGYYTLGRAFVKLIGNPKVMKIATQRGLTHPLLMKFTLKMLANLTDPTGGDAMDRIINGLSKVAPKA, encoded by the coding sequence GTGACCGAGCCCCAACCCCTCTCCGAAAACACCGCAGATGTGATCGTCGTCGGGGCTGGGCCAGCCGGTTCCACGACCGCGTACTACCTGGCGAAGGCCGGACTCGACGTCCTGCTCCTGGAGAAGACCGCGTTCCCCCGGGAGAAGGTCTGCGGTGACGGGCTGACCCCGCGCGCGACCAAGCAGCTCGTCTCGATGGGCATCGACATCTCCGAAGAGGCCGGCTGGCTGCGGAACAAGGGGCTGCGCATCATCGGCGGCGGTGTCCGCCTCCAGCTCGACTGGCCGGATCTCGCCTCGTACCCGGACTACGGGCTCGTCCGCAAGCGCGACGACTTCGACGAGCAGCTGGCACGGCAGGCGCAGAAGGCGGGCGCCCGGTTGTTCGAGCGCTGCAACGTCGGCGCCCCGATCATCGACGACCGCACGGGCCGCATCACGGGCGTGCACGCCAAGCTCGGCGACTCGGGGGAGAAGCGGGAGGTCACCTTCCACGCGCCGCTGGTCGTCGCGGCCGACGGCAACTCCACCCGCCTCTCGCTGGCGATGGGCCTGCACCGCCGCGAGGACCGCCCGATGGGCGTCGCCGTCCGTACGTACTTCACCTCCCCGCGCCACGAGGACGACTACCTGGAGTCCTGGCTGGAGCTGTGGGACCGCCGGGGCCCCGAGGACCGTCTGCTGCCCGGCTACGGCTGGATCTTCGGCATGGGCGACGGCACGTCGAACGTCGGCCTCGGTGTGCTCAACACCTCCGACTCCTTCAAGGAGCTGGACTGGCGCGAGGTCCTGAAGGCGTGGTGCGCCTCGATGCCGGAGGACTGGGGCTACACGCCCGAGAACATGACCGGCCCGATCCGCGGCGCCGCCCTGCCGATGGCCTTCAACCGCCAGCCGCACTACACGAAGGGGTTGTTGTTGGTCGGCGACGCCGGCGGTCTGGTGAACCCCTTCAACGGCGAGGGCATCGCGTACGCCATGGAGTCCGGTCAGATCGCCGCGGACGTCATCGTCCAGGCCCACGCCCGCTCGACTCCCGCCGGGCGCGAACTGGCCCTCGAGCGCTACCCCCGTGTCCTCAAGGACACCTACGGCGGGTACTACACCCTCGGCCGCGCCTTCGTGAAGCTGATCGGCAACCCGAAGGTCATGAAGATCGCGACGCAGCGGGGCCTGACCCACCCGCTCCTGATGAAGTTCACCCTGAAGATGCTGGCGAACCTGACGGACCCGACCGGCGGCGACGCGATGGACCGGATCATCAACGGGTTGTCGAAGGTGGCACCGAAGGCCTGA
- the mqnC gene encoding cyclic dehypoxanthinyl futalosine synthase, with product MTEKADLQSVLDRAAEGGRITPEEALDLYRDAPLHALGAAADAVRRRRYAGTEHIATYIIERNINYTNVCVTACKFCAFYAAPKDTAKGWTRDLDDILRRCAETVELGGTQIMFQGGHHPDYGVEYYEKHFSAIKENFPQLVIHSLGASEVEHMARISKVSVEEAIQRIHTAGLDSFAGAGAELLPARPRKAIAPLKESGERWLEIMETAHGLGVESTSTMLMGTGETNAERIEHLSMIRDVQDRTGGFRAFIPYTYQPENNHLKGRTQATLFEYLRMIAIARLFFDNVAHIQGSWLTTGKEVGQLSLHYGADDLGSIMLEENVVSSAGAKHRSNRMEIIDLIRKAGRVPAQRTTTYEHIVVHDDPADDPVDERVMSHISSTAIAGGTAHPELKLLASN from the coding sequence GTGACCGAGAAGGCCGACCTTCAGTCCGTCCTCGACCGTGCCGCCGAGGGCGGGCGCATCACCCCGGAAGAGGCGCTCGACCTCTACCGTGACGCCCCGCTGCACGCGCTGGGCGCCGCCGCCGACGCCGTACGCCGCCGCAGGTACGCCGGCACCGAGCACATCGCGACGTACATCATCGAGCGGAACATCAACTACACGAACGTGTGCGTCACGGCGTGCAAGTTCTGCGCCTTCTACGCCGCGCCCAAGGACACCGCCAAGGGCTGGACCCGCGACCTCGACGACATCCTGCGCCGCTGCGCGGAGACCGTCGAACTCGGCGGCACCCAGATCATGTTCCAGGGCGGACACCACCCCGACTACGGCGTGGAGTACTACGAGAAGCACTTCTCCGCGATCAAGGAGAACTTCCCCCAGCTGGTCATCCACTCCCTCGGCGCGTCCGAGGTCGAGCACATGGCCCGGATCTCCAAGGTGAGCGTGGAGGAGGCCATCCAGCGGATCCACACCGCCGGCCTCGACTCCTTCGCGGGCGCCGGCGCGGAACTGCTCCCGGCCCGCCCCCGCAAGGCGATCGCCCCGCTCAAGGAGTCCGGCGAACGCTGGCTGGAGATCATGGAGACCGCGCACGGGCTGGGGGTCGAGTCGACCTCGACGATGCTCATGGGCACCGGCGAGACCAACGCCGAACGCATCGAGCACCTGAGCATGATCCGTGACGTACAGGACCGGACCGGCGGTTTCCGCGCCTTCATCCCGTACACCTACCAGCCGGAGAACAACCACCTCAAGGGCCGTACGCAGGCCACGCTCTTCGAGTACCTGCGCATGATCGCGATCGCCCGGCTCTTCTTCGACAACGTGGCCCACATCCAGGGTTCCTGGCTGACCACCGGCAAGGAGGTCGGCCAGCTCTCGCTGCACTACGGCGCGGACGACCTCGGCTCGATCATGCTGGAGGAGAACGTGGTCTCCTCGGCGGGCGCCAAGCACCGCTCCAACCGCATGGAGATCATCGACCTGATCCGCAAGGCCGGACGCGTGCCCGCCCAGCGGACCACGACGTACGAGCACATCGTCGTCCACGACGACCCGGCGGACGACCCGGTCGACGAGCGGGTCATGTCGCACATCTCGTCCACCGCGATCGCGGGCGGCACCGCCCACCCCGAGCTGAAGCTGCTCGCGTCCAACTGA
- a CDS encoding NADH-quinone oxidoreductase subunit C: MSDANGAGDGVNPEKDLGASNLPGQRGDGGEEIRVQRGMFGANNGGDTSGYGGLVRSVRLPGPAARPYGGWFDEVADELEGALEEQGLVPGNAIEKTIVDRDELTFHIEREYLVRVAQTLRDDPALRFELCTGVSAVHYPSDKGRELHAVYHLRSITHNRLIRIEVSAPDADPHVPSLVPVYPTNDWHEREAYDFFGLIFDGHPALTRIMMPDDWQGHPQRKDYPLGGIPIEYKGAQIPAPDQRRSYS; the protein is encoded by the coding sequence GTGAGCGACGCGAACGGCGCCGGCGACGGCGTGAACCCGGAGAAGGACCTCGGCGCGTCCAACCTCCCCGGCCAGCGTGGCGACGGCGGCGAGGAGATCCGCGTCCAGCGCGGCATGTTCGGCGCCAACAACGGCGGCGACACCTCCGGCTACGGCGGCCTGGTCCGCTCCGTCCGGCTGCCCGGCCCGGCCGCCCGCCCCTACGGCGGCTGGTTCGACGAGGTCGCCGACGAGCTCGAGGGCGCCCTGGAGGAACAGGGACTCGTCCCCGGGAACGCGATCGAGAAGACGATCGTGGACCGCGACGAGCTCACCTTCCACATCGAACGCGAGTACCTGGTCCGGGTCGCCCAGACCCTCCGCGACGACCCGGCCCTCCGCTTCGAACTGTGCACGGGCGTGAGCGCAGTGCACTACCCCAGCGACAAGGGCCGCGAGCTGCACGCCGTCTACCACCTGCGCTCGATCACCCACAACCGGCTGATCCGCATCGAGGTCAGCGCCCCCGACGCCGACCCGCACGTCCCGTCACTCGTCCCCGTCTATCCGACGAACGACTGGCACGAGCGCGAGGCGTACGACTTCTTCGGCCTGATCTTCGACGGTCACCCGGCACTGACGCGGATCATGATGCCGGACGACTGGCAGGGCCACCCGCAGCGCAAGGACTATCCCCTCGGTGGCATCCCCATCGAGTACAAGGGCGCCCAGATCCCGGCTCCGGACCAGCGGAGGTCGTACTCATGA
- a CDS encoding GNAT family N-acetyltransferase, with product MNRALPDVRLRVPTDEDAFAWHRIFADPEVMEFHGGRAAELSVYEELTARQRRHDAELGFCLWTIVDSEGEVLGFTGAQPWPGEWGPRGEIEIGWRLGRAHWGKGYVTAAAVTTLERVRAAGVPRVVAMVRPGNERSIAVTRRVGMELAEVFAHPTQEDAAHCYRLTL from the coding sequence GTGAACCGAGCTCTCCCCGACGTCCGACTCCGTGTCCCCACCGACGAGGACGCGTTCGCCTGGCACCGGATCTTCGCCGACCCGGAGGTCATGGAGTTCCACGGCGGCCGGGCGGCCGAGTTGTCCGTGTACGAGGAGCTCACCGCACGGCAGCGACGGCACGACGCCGAGCTCGGATTCTGTCTGTGGACGATCGTCGACTCCGAGGGCGAGGTGCTCGGCTTCACGGGCGCGCAGCCGTGGCCGGGCGAGTGGGGGCCCAGGGGTGAGATCGAGATCGGCTGGCGGCTCGGGCGCGCGCACTGGGGCAAGGGGTACGTCACCGCGGCCGCGGTGACCACCCTGGAGCGGGTACGGGCGGCGGGCGTCCCCCGGGTCGTCGCCATGGTCAGACCCGGCAACGAGCGGTCGATCGCCGTGACCCGACGCGTGGGCATGGAACTGGCCGAGGTCTTCGCCCATCCCACGCAGGAGGACGCCGCGCACTGCTACCGGCTCACCCTCTGA
- a CDS encoding C40 family peptidase → MREPLIPVVPMSHTAHIRSHRKPRRNASTLAMRAGVAGGVLSTLAVAGAAGSASAAEPVTQTLELPTLTADLATQVAQSADATQQAAANYELQAERDAAAANAAKQAKADLADAKKKAEAKKKAEAARKAAAEQAASRSAARTTLSASASTTSTVSAPASGSVATVIAFLKAQVGDAYVMGGTGPSAWDCSGLVQAAFKQVGVDLPRVSQDQSTSGTPVSLSNVQVGDILYWGSAGSAYHVGVYIGNGQYLDAANPSKGVVIQNLSGYPATGAVRVL, encoded by the coding sequence ATGAGGGAGCCCCTGATACCGGTTGTACCCATGTCCCACACCGCTCACATACGTAGCCACCGGAAGCCCCGCCGCAACGCGTCGACGCTCGCGATGCGCGCCGGAGTTGCCGGTGGCGTTCTCAGCACCCTGGCCGTCGCCGGTGCGGCCGGCTCTGCGAGCGCGGCCGAGCCCGTGACGCAGACCCTTGAACTGCCGACCCTGACGGCCGACCTCGCGACCCAGGTCGCCCAGTCCGCGGACGCCACCCAGCAGGCCGCGGCCAACTACGAGTTGCAGGCCGAGCGCGACGCGGCAGCCGCAAATGCCGCGAAGCAGGCCAAGGCGGACCTCGCCGACGCCAAGAAGAAGGCGGAGGCCAAGAAGAAGGCCGAGGCCGCGCGCAAGGCCGCGGCCGAGCAGGCCGCCTCGCGCTCCGCCGCGCGGACCACCCTGTCCGCTTCGGCGTCCACGACCTCGACCGTCTCGGCGCCGGCCAGCGGCAGCGTCGCGACCGTCATCGCCTTCCTCAAGGCACAGGTCGGCGACGCGTACGTGATGGGCGGTACGGGACCCAGCGCGTGGGACTGCTCCGGTCTCGTGCAGGCCGCGTTCAAGCAGGTCGGTGTCGACCTGCCGCGCGTCTCCCAGGACCAGTCGACGTCCGGTACGCCGGTCTCGCTGTCCAACGTCCAGGTCGGCGACATCCTGTACTGGGGTTCGGCCGGTTCGGCGTACCACGTGGGCGTGTACATCGGTAACGGGCAGTACCTGGACGCCGCCAACCCCTCCAAGGGTGTCGTGATTCAGAACCTGTCGGGCTACCCGGCCACCGGCGCGGTACGCGTTCTCTGA